The following are encoded together in the Candidatus Atribacteria bacterium genome:
- a CDS encoding sugar ABC transporter permease yields the protein MFEGGIILSKKRAFLFILPALAFVTVFLIFPAIWAIYIGLTNESLTGIFGLNHQFVWFDNFIKAFKDPWFRSSLQISFKFVFGSLVGQAGLGLLLALLLNNKKGIIKELVSNIVIIAWIIPGVVVAYLWVAFLDKDFGLLNSILEILGFARVNWFHTLPVGVIIIFNTWRGTAFSMLLFMAALQSIPPSYLETADVIGASGWCKLRDIILPLIKPQILTDLILLTLWTFNVFTPFILTKGGPAHMTEILPIYTYRVAFMGTCRIGQGAAISTIILLINLTLALIYLKMLKRK from the coding sequence ATGTTTGAAGGTGGGATAATCCTTTCTAAAAAAAGGGCGTTTTTATTTATATTACCTGCATTAGCTTTTGTTACCGTTTTTCTAATTTTTCCAGCTATTTGGGCGATTTATATAGGACTAACTAATGAGTCATTAACTGGTATTTTTGGGCTAAATCATCAATTTGTTTGGTTTGATAATTTTATAAAAGCCTTTAAAGATCCCTGGTTTCGTAGCTCGCTTCAGATTAGTTTTAAATTTGTTTTTGGATCATTGGTGGGACAAGCTGGTTTAGGATTATTGCTGGCTCTATTGCTGAACAATAAAAAGGGCATCATAAAAGAATTGGTCAGCAATATTGTTATTATCGCCTGGATTATACCAGGGGTAGTGGTGGCTTATCTCTGGGTAGCTTTTTTAGACAAAGACTTTGGTTTACTTAATTCTATTTTAGAAATATTGGGTTTTGCCAGGGTGAATTGGTTCCATACACTACCGGTTGGAGTTATTATAATCTTTAATACCTGGCGTGGAACGGCTTTTTCCATGCTTTTGTTTATGGCTGCGCTACAATCGATTCCTCCTTCTTATCTTGAGACTGCAGATGTTATAGGAGCCTCAGGTTGGTGTAAACTTAGAGATATAATTTTACCATTAATTAAACCTCAAATATTAACTGATCTTATATTGCTGACTTTGTGGACATTTAATGTATTTACTCCTTTTATCCTCACCAAAGGTGGACCTGCTCATATGACAGAGATTTTACCTATCTATACTTACAGAGTTGCTTTTATGGGCACATGCAGGATTGGCCAGGGAGCGGCTATATCTACAATAATACTTTTGATTAACTTAACTTTAGCTCTTATATACTTAAAAATGTTAAAAAGGAAGTGA